One Acyrthosiphon pisum isolate AL4f unplaced genomic scaffold, pea_aphid_22Mar2018_4r6ur Scaffold_6752;HRSCAF=7320, whole genome shotgun sequence genomic window, atgtacaaacaaaaaataataaaacacgtaatacattagtaaataaataactaaaaataaataaacgcattaaataaattgtaatataaaacgtacaaaaacaaaataatacgtaatatactaataaaataaatgtgaaataaatacatattgcaataaaacgtaaaaatatatatataataaataatttgattatttttcagataaatataagaagaaaaatataataataacaaaacaaaatatataaaaccgtATAATACACGATGAGCAATCAAACACCACTGTCGGCGGAGTACCCACTAACACTACAGGCAATTGATTTCTTTGAAAAACTTAGAGATGAACTATTAAACGGCCCTCACCACCAATATATAAGACGGAATATAATTTGTGTAGGATGTTTTAAACGACATGTCATAGAAGCGAACAGAAAAATGAGTATGCCGTTGAACCCGTACATATTAAACAGGGCAATGATACCTGTTACGGCGTTTATACACGCGGTAATAAATCAACCGAACGCAGAGAGGTCGGTGTGTGTAGAAGTGGGGGAGATCCTACAAGATGTTATTGCTCGACGGATTATTTCGGTTAATCACTTAttcgaagaataaaaaaaaaaaaaacaaacaggaaaaaaaaaaatataataataataatatacatatataaagaatttaaataattataatgtt contains:
- the LOC107885687 gene encoding uncharacterized protein LOC107885687, with product MSNQTPLSAEYPLTLQAIDFFEKLRDELLNGPHHQYIRRNIICVGCFKRHVIEANRKMSMPLNPYILNRAMIPVTAFIHAVINQPNAERSVCVEVGEILQDVIARRIISVNHLFEE